One Arachis hypogaea cultivar Tifrunner chromosome 2, arahy.Tifrunner.gnm2.J5K5, whole genome shotgun sequence genomic window, gcggtgatataataaaaaaatggaagagaGGCGCTGATTGAGCAGATTAAGGACAGGGAGCTTCTCGTGAATGCTTCTacagaaaaaaaatctttaattttGGACATCTTCGATTAATTTAAATACCTGAGAGGATATCGTTTTGTTCAGTCTTGTTCAGAAGGTAGGAAAAACCTTCTgcacaaaatagaaaaagatagagAGATAGAGGGTCCCCTTGTCGGATACCTTTATTTAACTTGAAAAAGTCATAGGGTTGTCCTTCAACAACGACAGAGTAAGAAATGGTTGTCACCACCTCTTATATCCAACCAATCTATCTTGAATCAAAACCAAGCTTCTCTAGCATAAACCATAGGAATTGCCACTCAATTCTATCATATACTTTATTCATATCAAGTTTCAACGCCATCTCATTCACCAAACTCCTCTTCTTAGTGTTCAAGTTCTTAGTGTTCAAGTAGTGCATGCATTCATGGGATATAAGAATATTGTCAGAGATTAACCGGGCCTTTCACAAAGGCGCTCTGAGTTGAACTAATCAGACAATTCATAAAAATTTGGAGTCGATGAACCAATACTTTAGAAATAAATTTGTAGACAATTGAAGAAAGGCTTATAGGTCTAACCTAGCCCATTACCTTTGCATCTGGGATCTTAGGAATTAGGCGTGTGATTGAAGCTTTTTAATATTCTACTACTAATAAAGAAACTCCGGATTGCTTTAAAAATACGTTCTGCTACAATATCCCAATAGAATTAAAAGAATTTAGAAGTGAATTCGTCATTACCTGGGGCACTCTGGGATGGACACTGAAAACTGCTCTCTTAATTTTCTCCATTGAGACTGGACGCCACAATTTGCGATTTATGGCAGGGGTAACTTTAGCACCAAAATCTTCAAATAGAGGGGTTGGATCAACATTGTTAGTTGAAGTAAACATTTTCTTAAAATATTCCTCGACAACTGTAGCAATCTCTCCATGAGTGGTGACATAGCTTCTATCATTCTTTTTCAATCTCCAGATTTTATTTCTCCGAATCTGATATTGGTAGGATTGATGGAAGAATTTAGTATTTTTGTCACCCTCCTTCAACTATTTTATCATTGATTTGCTTTTTCAATAGATCTCTTTTCTGGAAtacgccatttcaagttctttTTCCAACTCATTCAGTTGGTTTCCGCCATTAATTCTTGCTTCTCTGAGGGCCTCAATCCTATAAAGAAGGTTCTCAATCTCCTTTTTAGAATTGGATTTAGATTACTATTGCCAAAACACTAATTGATGATGACACATCTTCATTTTTTATGCAAGAATAAACATTGATGAACCCTCAAACCTGGAGTTCCAAGCAGCAGCAATAATATTTCTTATTTCCTCCATTTCACACCAACaatcttgaaatttgaatcttctcTTGGACTTCTCCATTTGAGGATTAGTATCCAAGAAGAGTGGCGCGTGATCAAACCCATTTTCCATCAATTTAATCACTGAAGTAGCAGGGTAGATATTCAACCAGCCCCCTGAAGCAAGCATTCTATCCAATCTCTCGGTAATATGCTCCAAACCCCTTCTTTTATTTGACCATGTGAATGGTCTTCCTACCATGCCCAAGTCCATTAATCCATTTCCATCAATGAAATTAGAAAACTCAGACATAATAGCCCAGGATTTAAGGTCTCCTCccatcttctcttgttgattcaCAATGGCATTAAAGTCTCCAAAAACAATGACATTTTCAGGTAGTTGTTGAATAACTGTTAAGATCTCTTCGAATTGAGTTAGCCTTTCATGATCCAAACAACTTAGGTGAACACCCACCAATCCTCGTGAAGAGTTATTAGATGTGTCATTTACTTTTGCAGCTATATAGTAATTTTCAACAACAATTATTTCGAGATCTAGGTCTTCTTTTTAGGCCAGAATTGTTCCTTCTGCTGTCCCAATTGGATTATTAATCTTCCATTCACAAATCTGCAGCTTCTCAATTTTCTTTCTACTATGCGAGATTAGTTTTTAGTTTCATAGATGAACACAATCTCGCGGGAGAGTGGGATTGACATATCCCTTTAAAATTCTGGACTGTTAAGGGTTCTCCCCAAATCCTGACAGTTCCAACTTAGTAGCTTCATGGGTTTTTGGGTGCCATTTGACGGCTGGCACCCTCTACCTCATTTTCAATTAATCGCTCTTCCTCTAAACACGCTTTTTTCCAACTTCCTTCATTCTCCTTTCCGCTATTATTTCTCTTATTGCCAACATAAGTCTTGATAATATTGTCTCTTATTCTAGCTATCTGCTTcagttttaatttcttatttttgcattctGTTCTATTTTCAGAAATAGCCATATATTCATCAGTATTCATTTGAATAGATAGTTCTCTAAAAACATTTAGCAAatcagcacttgaattagtgttaGCAATCTCTACTTCTGCATCTTTATCTTCCTGCACGTTAAAACTATTTGTCATTAATTACTTGGGAGTTGGTTGCTGCTTCTTTTCCTCCATACTCAAACTTGAAAAGCTCTCTAGAAGTCACATTGGGGCTGGTTTCTTCTTTAGTTGTGCAGGAGAATGACCATCAGCTCTAGTTATTCTTAAATCATCATATTTTTGCCTTTCAACTCTCCTTCTAACCTAGTCTGTCTTGACCCAATCCCATATGCCCTCCTGTTTAATCTAATTTTTAGATGAGTCTTCCAATAATGATTGACAATTTCTTGTCTTATGTCTAAGGGAGGCATAGTAATTACAAAACACACCAATACGTTCATACCTCAAACCTATCTCTAGAAGTTGTTGATTCGGCCCCATCAATTTTATATTGTCTCTTAGCTTTTATCACCCTCCAGTTCCACCTTCACTTTGATAATCCGAGATTTTTGTCTTTGACCTCGAAAAAATCAATGTCAGAGATGAACCTAATTTACTCCCTAATTTACGTCCAACCTTCAGGATTTTGAATTGTTTTGACAAACCCCAGAATTGAACCCAAATAAGAATTGCAGAGATCATTATTTCTCGTGAGGCCTCGTCCTCCTCCCAATGCTAATTCTTAAAGAGTCATGGGGAGCCTCTTTCAATTCTCAGCATATCTGTTTCTTTctcaaataaaaattgaaatagatTATTACCTTTGCTCACCACTCTGAATCCTTCAGGTCTACCTCAAATAGCATGCATGGCACCTTCTATTATTCCCGCAGAAAAAGGTCTTTTCgcaaaaattctttttgaaagactCTTCGTACATGCTTGCACTCCTTCCGAAATGTCTTCTTCATTAAGGAGGATAATCTCTTCCTCCTCGCTCTTCTTCTCATGTCTAGGACGTTCAGGATTAGACCTAAGATCATCCATTCCGTTTGCTAATCAGAATTCTAATAAAAGACACTAAAATTCTAGAAGAGCACTAGGAATCCTAATGAGCACTTTTAATATATCTTCTAAATTCTATTTTggtgaatataattttttatttattaataataataaaaataaaagtatatcaAAACAAATTATTATCGTTTTGCAGACTTTACTCGTGCTAAAAATATTATACTTTACCTGtcgttgaaattgaaaaagaattcttttttgtaattaaaaaaaagtaaagaagaaaatgaagcggAAACCAAAACTATTTTCTCCTTTTCAAGTAAAGGAGATCCTTTTTAagtaaaagagattacaaaaatgaTGTTGGATCTCAcaaattgattatataaattaGCTATACAAAATTGTAAGCTTCTCAAGACATTACAACACCAACATTGACATCAATCATAGATTTAATTCATGTATTATATTATAgctaaacttatatatatatatatatatatgctaaaaATATTTTGACTAGATCCTATgcttaaagttaaaaaaaaacataCCAAAAGATATGTAAAAGACTCAACATAtgctaatttaaaaatttttgagggTAGATCTTATGCTAGCACCCTTCCCAACTGCAATGGAAGTTACCAGCCTAGTCTATGGGTCTTCTTGAATCTTGATCGCGCATTTACTCCATTCAGGTAAGTAAATTGAAATTGATATCCAATGTTCTATGGAATCCATTGAATAATTAGTTTATAGTCTCTTGTTAAAGGGATTTAAATCCCCTGGCTGGGAGGAGCATAAATTACAAGAAACATGGTCCTATGAAGTTAAATTTTGAAGTGTAGAGGCAGGTTTCAATTTCAAGGCATAAACAGTTGGAAGTGTGTTGTTTCTATCAATTCGTCAACTTTACAAGGTTCAAGTATTGATATTAAACTCTCTAATCATTTTCAGAATACATAATTATCTCTCTCTTACACACAATTACATTATTTTGACTAAAAAGCTAAATCCTGGAGTCAAGTGGCCTAATGAAAAAGCATGTTTCAGATGAAACACCAAATTTTTTGTAGAAACACCAAAAAACCAAATAGACTTCATGATTCTCGTTTGTTCGCCACGGTGACGCTCCTTAAGTTTTTGATAAAATGTATTAATAATTAATCAGTTAAACTAATTTTTATAGaaataaatttgttaattttaaatatttaattatattatgtgtatataataattatttacccTTTTATAATATATGctagaaataaaaatacatattaaaaatatgtaaaataaatatagagTGATTTTTTCTAGTGCAAAATAACTAACTTTATAAAATCTTTATCattaaaaactaatataaatacatcacaaatgtaaaagaaggaaaaaaaaaagaaataaaagagcatAATTTGTTTATGAAAATATTACTTTTGCATTTATATAAGCAGAGGGGCTTTCTTGCAGAGTTTAGGGTTCTATtttttgagggtttttttttaaatttagttgaaattataaaattggtGTAGTTTTCTCTGTAGATTACTACTATTGGAAGAGTTTTCTATGTTATTAGAAATCTCTACCTCTGTTGGTGTGTTCAGTCCAATGTGCTTTTATCAATCTATTTAACATTGTTgtaactttctttttcaaataaaaatatgatttaagCCCACCAACTTGATTTGTTCCCTTTCATCTTTGGTGATATTTACGGGTATGCCCTTCATGGGTGGGGCTCTTTTACTTGGGCatttttaatcaataaaaaaattcattattttcaaaaaaaatgaaagaacatTATTTACTAAATACgacttttataataatttaatttaataaaaataaatatattcctaTTATTACTTTCGtataattaatcatatttattcaatttaaaaatattctcgtgtttattcaatttaaagaaaaattatatcCTGATAAACAAtactcttctattttctttttgaaaataataatttttttatttaaaaacagtCCCATTTAGTTGTGTTTTTGACACTTTGCGGGATTGGGTTGTTTTCACATttaaatgttaattaattaattaaattaaataatttcctaaaATTAATCCACATGTAAccttttattttaatatacatttCTCTATCTTCCTTTAACAGTGTTTCTTTTCGATCTAGTAAAACCGCACAGAATAACGAGCAGGCCCAAAGAACCAAGGCCCGAACACTTTTAAACTGGATTGGAAGGGGCCGCGCGAACGCAGGCCCCCACTGCCACAAATTATGACGTAGGCTCCACCACTTGGGTAGACCTTAGGCGGGCACCCTTCCGAAGTGCAGTGGAAGTCACCAGCCTAGGCCATGGGCCTTCTTGATCGCCCATCGACCCCGTCCAGGTAAGTATATTGCAATTGTTGTACTCCCTTCTCTTTTATATCCCAATGCATCACCCTCACATTCTGATCCCCACGATGTGAGACTTTAGGATTATTCAGCAAGCACTTAACAACTCATACTTATTCCTCCTCCCAGTTCGAGATACCCAATTCCCCACAATAAGCAATGTAAGTTACATTAGTAGATTAATACGTATGCTCTATGCTttgtaaattaaagaaaattgaacCCAGTTTCAATTAGTTGTTGAACTAATGAGTCATACATAGTTTTGTTTCATAGCTCAGAAAATTTAGATTAATCAGTAGGTTTCTATGGCATAATCAAGCCTGAATAATAAAggaaacatatataaaattaaactcattatTTATACAAACTACATAGACAAGAAGTGACACAACAAAAGGCAAAACATCATTAAAAAACCTCAGCACTCAAGTCTCTCAAGTCTCTACAGACAAGACTCAAAAATCAGAGGTTGGTGATGGAAgagaaacaagaaacaattacaAGAAGAGAGAGCAAAAAGTGGGAGGGGAATTTAATGTTGCTTCCATCAGATGACCCACCATTTGTTCCTGGAACTCTCTTAGATCCTGCAACTACAACAATAGAATACACCAAACTAAAAAGTGTTATCATGCATTGAAACATCTTTTCTACTAACAATCTTAATTAAACTGTTAATTCTGAGTTTACTATATCATGAAAAGGAGGGTAACATTTTCAAAGATCCTTTACTACAATATTATACCTGAGGGAGAATCTGAACCTGAGTCTGAACCTTCAGGTGAATCAGCTGGAGATTCAGCTGGGGAACCAAATGGAGATCCCACCGGAGAACCCGAAGATGCTCCTCCATTAACACCTACAAAATTCATGCCATGACCAATAAGTTATTAGCCTTATATTCTCTCTGTTGtctttttgtcttttttattttcttaccttTGCATTGGCTTACTGGTGGAGTTTGAACTTTGCAAGCACTAGGAAGAGACAAAGCAAGAGTTTGGTTAATGGGGATTCCCAAATTGGAACCTCCACCATTAAGGACAGAGCATAAGCACTGTGGGGAAGATTTAACCACACTTGAGAGTTGAGAGCAACATGAAGATGATGGTGTTGATGAGCTCCCCATTATGTAGTTCAAGCAAGGACTCAAGCTAGTTAATGTGCTTGTGcaacttgatgatgatgatgattgagcTTTAGCTTCTTGGTTCCACATTGTGGCCCCCACAACAAGAACCATAATAACTAAGCTCAAAGAAGATCTTGCCATTACTTCCAATGTTAGAATACTAAGAATTCTCAATgccttgttcttgttcttgtgtaTGTGTGTGGATTGAGAAACTAACTAGTTGATGATGTTTTGAGTGAGACTTGAACAAAGAGTTATATAGAAAGAGAAAAGATGTTTCAAGAAAATGGACAAGTAAATGTAGGTTGCCAACCCTTTCTAATTTGATGACATTATCATACATACAAAGGTTAATGTTGTCGTATAACTATAACTAATGGACTGTTTTAATGTAATAAGAGTATTATAGTaacgagttataactcaaatggtataGACTTTCTATCTTCATTTAGAGGTTTCAAGTACGAGTCTCTCttctaactttaaaaaaaatataatataaaataagaatgtTATAGGATTTATTAATATGTTTGACTTTACCACTCCAAATTTTATAATAACCATATGGTATTTTCTTGAAATTGTCTTCAAATTGTTTATTTTACTACATTTTCTAGTCTCACATACATTAATGTTTAAAACTTTATTTGGATCTAATTTTTAGTAGAAATGATTCTATAATTGAGATTAATTAATCTGGTTCAAGATGAAATTACAATTAAGAGTATTTATCTCATTAAATTCGCGTGTTTAGGGAACAtcgaatttcacaaaataagtataaaaggatattataaaaaatattttgtataaaacATTAAAAAGGATAATTTTGTACCTTTATGTGAATTTATCTAACATTAAGttgttctatttttaaaatttgtgtaccTAGATAAAGTTAGATGCTTATTTGAAACATAAGAGAATAGTTTAGTGTTAAAATATGCTAAAACAAAAAGATGCCAAATGAGAAgtgtattgattttttttttcacacatttggttttgaaaaacgaaaatatGCATTCTAACCAACCATACCAAATACAGCAATGggaattaacaaaatatattccAATATACATGTTGGTTAAAGTAGTTGAACtcctaaatcatcaaattcaaatCTACCAATTCTTTTTCGTTGAGTCATTGCAATGTATAAATCATGTCCTTATCTTATGATCAAACCAATCAACATCCAAAGACACATACCTACAATCAAATCATTCTTTAACCCACCAAAGGCTAATATGGGACAACTCACGTATGCTTTCCAAATCACTATGATATCAACCGTACTAATTATAATTATGGGTTCACTAAACTTGGTTAAGGGTCAAATTACTACACCATGCACAACATCAATGATAACCAATTTCACACCATGTGCAAACTTCATCACAGGAAGTTCAAGTAATGGATTAGCACCATCATCTTCATGTTGTGATTCACTAAGGTCTTTGATGAGTAATAGTATAGATTGTGCTTGCCTTGTGATTTCAGCCAATGCTCCAATCCCATTACCTATTAACAGTGTTCTTGCCCTTTTTCTTCCACAAGCATGCAACATCAATGAACTTCCTTTACAGTGCAAAGGTGTGTCCTTATTCcttaaagttttgattttggagGGAGAGGCAAAGAAGGgcttcaaaatataaaaaaatttaatccaatTTACACACTAATCCCATAATTTCAATAGGAAGACAGCTATTTTGCAGCCagctaaattttttaattctaaattctaaatcctcatttttttttaattttaaactctaaatcttaaatcttaaatATTATACTCTAAACCCTAatcttaaaccctaaaaccttaaaCCTCCTAAATCGGATGGTtacaaaaacaattttataataaaaaaattaactaatgttggctaattaaaaattagttttctatacttattctaatttatttcctgttattttcttcaaaaatcaaaattcacaaatatattctAAAAGGGGTTTGATAAGGGCTGGTTAAGTTTGGATAATTGGATTAAACTATCTAAACTCAACATTACCTTGTGTAATTGAGTTACATACAATATTTTTTCGTAATAATCTAAATTACTAATATTCTTATTACATAATAATGTGTCAAAACGTACCTTTTCCCATTGTTATTTTCTTAATGAAATATTTAAATAGCTAATGAAGTATTATTATTGTACATTATTGCAGCT contains:
- the LOC112737025 gene encoding non-specific lipid transfer protein GPI-anchored 15, giving the protein MARSSLSLVIMVLVVGATMWNQEAKAQSSSSSSCTSTLTSLSPCLNYIMGSSSTPSSSCCSQLSSVVKSSPQCLCSVLNGGGSNLGIPINQTLALSLPSACKVQTPPVSQCKGVNGGASSGSPVGSPFGSPAESPADSPEGSDSGSDSPSVAGSKRVPGTNGGSSDGSNIKFPSHFLLSLLVIVSCFSSITNL
- the LOC112737050 gene encoding non-specific lipid transfer protein GPI-anchored 16 — translated: MGQLTYAFQITMISTVLIIIMGSLNLVKGQITTPCTTSMITNFTPCANFITGSSSNGLAPSSSCCDSLRSLMSNSIDCACLVISANAPIPLPINSVLALFLPQACNINELPLQCKASGSPIPAPGPAMLGSNDQSLPPIAESPLSPQASEAPNSETSQPTLAPLEAKSKPFKKNKNSRKLQEYSYH